The Heliorestis convoluta genome includes the window TGACTCTAGCTTATTACTTGCTCTATTTACCTTTTGATACCCTTTCTTTTTGAACAAATTGCTTAATAAGGGTGTAAGAAGAAGTAGCAAGAGTACCCAAAGACCAAAGTAGACAAGGTACTGCCAGAGGGACAAAGAGCGATAGCCAAGGAAGGTATAAAAGGCAATGGCCGGTGTCTGCCCTAAGGCAGTACCCCAGGCAAAGGACCACCAAGTAAGGCGTGATAAGCCAAAGGCGTAAGAAGTGAAGTCAAAAGGCATAAAGGGCAAAAGTCTGGTAAAAAGGACTGCCATAGAGCCATAGGTTGCTAAAAAGGTGTCGATCTTACCCAAAAAGCCATCTTGCACGAATTGAGCGACAAAAGGACGACCCAATTGACGAGCTATCCAGAAGCAGAAAAGGGCACTCGCTAGGGAACTGAACCAGGAAAGAAAAAAGCCTAGCCACTTTCCAAAAATGGCTCCATTGACGATAAAGATCAGGATAGACGGAATGGGCGAGACAAAAGCCTGAAAAATCATGAGCAGAAAAGAGATAATGGGAGCGGCCATACCAAAAGAAAGTACATAATCTCGTAAGCCTGAGAAATTGCCTGTAACCATGAGTTCTGTCGCTAAAAATAGATTTTGACGTAGAACCGGTATAATCGCAAAAGCAATGATAACAACGAGTAGGAGAATCCAAGGTAGGTAGGATAGCTTAAAAGGAATCTTCAAGACAAACCTCCTTGCTTCGCTCCTATGAAAAAAGGAATGGGATCAATGGAAGCAGCAGCCACCATTTTAGCAGGTGGACAGAATGTACGGATGGGAAAGAACAAATCTCTTTTACCAATTGGGGAAAAATTACTAATTGACCTTATTATAGAACAACTTCAGTCGGTTGTGCAAGAAATCATTATCGTCACCAATGAGCCAGAACTATATAGAGACCAGAATGTAATCTTTACAAAAGATCGACTTTCTTATAGAGGCCCTCTTTGTGGGATACACGCTGCCTTACTTCAATCAACCTATCAATATAATTTTATCGTTGCTTGCGATATGCCTTTTATTCAAGCACAGTCTATTAGAGAGCTTTTGGAGTTATCACCAGGCTATGATGTGGTTGTACCGAAGATAGGGAAGCACTTGCAACCGCTGTACGCCGTCTACTCAAAGAACTGTTTACCAGCTATCGAAAAGTCTCTTCAGCGTGGTGAAAGAAAAGTTGTAGCTTTTTATGATCAAGTTCGGGTTCGCTATGTGGAAGAAGAGATCATCAATCAATGGGGCTCTTTAGAACAACTATTTTTCAATGTGAATACACCAGATGACTACGCCAAGGCGAAGGAAAAAATTAAAGAGGGCACTTGAATCATGAATAAAAGAACCAAAGCTTGGCCGATCCAGCGTCTCTATGAAGGAGGCCAAAGAGAAGAATTGTTAGAAGACCAATTGGTCGTAGAATGGCCCCTAACCATTTATCTCAATGGGCAAGAAGTGGTTACGCTGCTTACGACACCAGAGTATGAAGAGCATCTAGCCATCGGTTTTTTGGCGGCTGAAGGCTTTATCCGAAAAGCGGATGACATTGAGATGGTTCGCTCTGATGCAGAGAAAGGCCAGGTCTTTGTAGAAGCAAAAGCTGGACAAGTGGCTGAAAAAACTTTCATGAAACGTTTTATCACAACAGGTTGCGGCAAGGGGACTTCTTTTTATCATCTCGATGATGTGCAGCGCAGCAAAAAAATCGCCAACTCTTCAATGAAGGTAAAAGCAGAAACCGTCCTAGAGTTGATGAAAAAAATGCAAACTTTATCAGAACTATATCAACAGACCGGTGGCGTTCACTCCGCAGCCCTTTGTAATAAGCAAGAGATATCTATCTATCGAGAAGATGTAGGACGACACAATGCTGTTGATAAGATCATAGGCCAATGCTTTATCAATCAAGAATCGCTTCATGATAAACTTCTCCTTACATCAGGTCGAATTTCTTCAGAAATACTAACCAAAGTAGCTAAAATGTCCATCCCCATACTTGTGTCTCGTTCTGCACCAACCGACTTAGCGGCGTCCTATGCTGAACAACTGGGCATTACTTTAATTGGCTTTGCCCGAGGACAACGAATGAACATTTATAGCCATCGTGATCGCATCCTAGTTTGAGTGTTCTCTATAACCGATCTAACCGATGAACCAATGACTATCTCAATGTGAGAAGGGTGAAAATGAAAAAAATACCGATCCTATCAGTGGTGGGAACGTCTAACTCTGGCAAAACGACATTAATAGAAAAAGTGATTCAAGATTTAAAACGAAAAGGCTACCGCATCGCCATTATCAAGCATAGTCACAAAGACTTTGAGATAGATCGACCTGGTAAAGACACCTATCGCCATGGACAAGCTGGGGCCGACATCGTTGTCTTATCGTCGCCTTACAAAGTGGCTATCATGGAGACAGTGCAGGAAGAAAGGGATCTCGAAAAAATAGTTCAAAGCATCACAGAAGTAGACTTGATTTTGACAGAAGGGTACAAAAAGGGTAATCAGAAAAAGATAGAAGTGCATCGTGCTTGCCTAGGAAGAGGAATCATTACACCTATGGAAGAGTTACTAGCGGTTGCTTCTGACGACTCTCTTGACTTGACTGTGCCGCTACTCCATATCGATGATATTGAGGGAATTACGCAGATAATTGAGCAGTTTATAAATGAAAAACAACAAAAAAGTTGTTGAAGCCTTGAGCAACCTTTGTTTTTTACAGAAAGGTTGCTCAATCTTTTTAAATAAAAGTGGAAAATTCTTTTATGACTTTAATCCTTGAATTCGCTTTTCAATTCCAATAAAATATCAGTTATAGTGAAAAATCATTCAAGCGCTAGAGGGTCTTTTTTGTGAACTATCTGTTTTAGCAAAAATCATGCATCTAAGAAGGAATTATAAGTAAGGAAGCGAATAGAAGTCCTTGTGACAATAAGGAGAAATAAGACAACTTGTTTTAATATATATATATAAATAGAGTTGCATCTTGGCTTGTGAGAATTTACGCATTTCAAGATTTCTTTTTACTTCCACAGACTTCTATAGGTTTTTTATAAAACAGAATTATGGCCATTGATCATACTCTAGAATCTCTACGACTGATAATGCATGGAGGAGGTCGAGTCTACGATGGGATCGATTGAAATGTCCAAAACAGTACCAGAGAGCGATGACTTTCGAGCTCTTTTGAAAGATCAATATGACGCCGATGTTTCTCTTTGTTATCAATGTGGGAAATGCTCTGCCGGCTGTCCTGCTGCTTTTGCCATGGAGAACACAGTGCGGCAAATCATACGTATGGTTCAAGTAGGCCTAATCCAAGAAGCTTTAAGTACCTATAGCATATGGGTATGTGCTTCCTGTGAGACTTGTTCTACACGCTGCCCTCGCCACGTAGAACCAGCAAAAGTGATGGAATCCTTACGCATTGAAGCGAAGAAAGCAGGCCTTGTTGCTGATAAAAGAGCCGATCTATTTAATGATCTATTCTTACAATCTGTATCCAGCCACGGTCGTCTCCATGAAGTGGGCCTCATTATGCGCTACAATATTTTATCAGGTCAATGGTTTAAAGATGCAGAACTAGCGCCTTCCATGATGTTGCAAGGAAAACTAAAGATTTTACCAGAATCGATTAAGAATAAAGAAGCAGTAGCCAAAATATTCGAGAATGTGCAAAAGAAAAGAGGTGGCAAAAAGTGAAGTATGGTTTCTATCCTGGCTGCTCCCTTCACGGAACAGGCCTTGAATATGGACTATCCACCCATGCCGTTGCCAAAAAAATAGGGCTCAACCTTGTAGAGATTCCAGATTGGAACTGCTGTGGTGCCTCTTCTGCACACAATCGAGATCCTCTCTTAGCACAAGCCTTGCCAGCGCGTAACCTGGCGCTGGCAGAACAATATGGTCTCAATGATGTGGTGATTTCATGTGCTGCTTGTTATCAACGTTTAAAAATTGCAGAGCTAGCAACACAAGATAAAAAAGCTCGTGTGGAAATCGAAGAAGTTATAGAAATGAAGCTAAAAGGACAAGCGAAAGCACGCTCCATCCTTGAGGTTTTTGCCAATGATATTTCTTTAGAAAAAATTCAATCTCACGTTGTAAAGCCTCTACAAGGACTTAAAGTCGCTTGCTATTATGGCTGTCTCTTTGTAAAGCCGCCTGAAGTAGCCATTGACAGTTCTGAAAATCCTCTCATGATGGATGAAATCATTAAAACTTTAGGCGGAACACCGGTAGACTGGGCCTACAAAACAGAATGCTGTGGCGGCTCTTTATCAATTACACGGACGCAAGCGGCTGTTGAAATGACAGCACAGGTCTTACGCTATGCCAAGCTTGCTGGAGCAGACTGTATTGCTACGCCTTGTCCGCTCTGCACTTCTAACTTAGATATGCGGCAAAAAGCAGCGGAGAAAGCCTTAGGTATCTCCTTCAATTTGCCAATTTACTATTTTACAGAACTGATGGGAACTGCTTTTGGCCTTGCTCCGAGTGAGCTTGGGCTTGATAAGCACTTCGTAGAAGCCAAGTCTCTGCTTCAAAATCTAAGCGCCACAGAGGCTCAATGAGGAGGGAAATGGCGTGAAACGAATTGGCGTTTTTGTCTGTCATTGTGGTACAAACATTGCTAACACCGTGCATTGTGACCAAGTTGCTGAGATGGCCAAAAGCTATCCCGGGGTGGTCTATGCCTGTGAAAATAAATATATGTGTTCAGAACCGGGTCAAATGATGATTCAAGAAGCTGTTAGAGAACAGAATCTTGATGGGTATGTTGTAGCCGCCTGTTCTCCCCGCATGCATGAGAACACCTTTCGCAAGTGTGCAGAGCGTGCTGGCCTTAACGCTTACATGAGTGAACAAGTGAACATTCGAGAGCAATGCTCTTGGGTACACGCTGATAAAGAAAAAGGAACAGAAAAAGCCATTGATCTCGTTCGAATGGCTGTGGCCAAAGCGGTTAGAAATCAGCCTCTTTCGACAAGCACAATTCCTGTTACAAAGCGTGCCCTTGTTATTGGGGCGGGCATTGCAGGAATTCAAGCAGCCCTTGATATTGCGGACAATGGTTTTCAAGTGACTTTGCTAGATAGAGAGCACTCCATTGGTGGGCGGATGGCTCAAGTTGATAAAACTTTTCCAACCTTAGATTGTTCGGCCTGTATTCTAACACCGAAGATGGTGGAAGCAGCGCAACACCCTAACATTGAGATGGCCACCTATACTGAAGTAGAATCGGTAGATGGTTTTGTTGGGAACTTTGATGTCACATTGCGTAAAAAGGCAGCTTATGTAGACTTTCATCTCTGTACAGGTTGTGGACTTTGCCAGGAAAAGTGCCCGAAAAAAGTATCTTCCGAATTTGAAATGGATTTAGGGCCTCGCAAAGCTGTATATGTGCCTTTTCCACAAGCCGTACCGAACAAGCCTGTCATTGATGCGAATCACTGTCGTTATTTGTTAGATGGCAAGTGTGGAGTCTGCAAAAAGATTTGCCCAACAGGAGCCATTGATTATGAGCAAAAAGACGAAGTAATTGTAGAGCGCTTTGGCACGATTGTAGTTGCTACAGGTTTTGAACAGTTTGATATATCAAAATATGAAGAATACGGTGCCGGACGTTACCCCGATGTCATTACGGGCCTCCATCTTGAACGATTGATGAATGCCTCGGGGCCAACAGCTGGTAAGATCAAAAGGCCTTCAGATGGCAAAATTCCAGAAAAAATTGTCTTTGTCAAATGTGTAGGTTCTCGAGATGAAGCGAAAGACCGGCCTTACTGCTCTAAGGCTTGTTGCATGTATGTAGCCAAGCATGCTACGTTGATTAAAGAAAAGTTGCCTCAGTCCAAATCCTACGTCTTCTATATGGATGTACGGACAGGCGGGAAAAATTACGAAGAGTTCTACAAGCGTACGCAAGAACAATATGATGGACAGTATATTCGCGGTCGAGTCTCTAAAATATTCCAAGTCGGCGATAAACTGATAGTCCGTGGAGAAGATTCTCTCGTCGGTCGCCCGATTGAAATAGAAGCCGATCTGGTCGTTTTAGCAGCCGGTATGGAACCACAAAAAGATGCCAAAGACATGGCGCGCCGTCTAGGGATCTCTTATGATCAGCACGGTTGGTATTCAGAAGCCCATCCCAAATTGCAGCCGATTGAAACACACACAGCAGGTATTTATCTTGCTGGTACTTGCCAAGGGCCGAAAGATATTCCAGAATCAGTCGCCCAAGCCTCGGCAGCCGCTGTAAAAGCAACAGGCCTTCTGTCCAAAGGAGAGTTGACCTCAGAAGCAATGACAGCGGAATGTAATGAAGCCGTCTGTGCAGGCTGTGGCTTGTGCATGTCTATATGTCCCTATAAAGCCATCGATGGCAAAAAGATTACAGAACGAGTTCATGGCCAGATGAAAGAACGGGAAGTTGCCCATGTTAACGCAGGTCTCTGCCAAGGTTGCGGCGCTTGTACCGTGAACTGTCCCTCTAGCGCTATGAACATTAAAGGATTTACGAACGAACAAATATTGGCGGAGGTGGATGCTCTGTGTCAACGATAGAAGAAAAGACGCAAGCTGAACAAGCCTGGGAACCCAATATCGTTGGCTTTGCCTGTAATTGGTGCACCTACGCAGGGGCTGACCTGGCTGGTCTGTCGAGAATGCAATATCCGCCCAACGTTAAATTGATTCGCGTACCTTGTTCCGGTCGAACGAACCCTCAATTTGTCTTGCGAGCTTTCCAAAAAGGGGCCGATGCTGTTCTTGTGGCAGGCTGTCACCCAGGAGATTGTCATTACTCAACAGGTAACTATTTTACCCGTAGACGGTACTTGCTTATGCAGCGGCTCCTAGAATATATGGGCATCGATCCACGACGCTTTCAAGCACGATGGATCTCTGGCTCAGAAGCGCCGAAATTTCGTGACGTAGTGACAGAAATGGCAGCAGAAGTAAAAGCTCTGGGACCGAACAACAAGTTGAGGGAGGAGCTATGAAAGAATTGATCAAGGAAATGCAAGCAGTGGCTCAACAACTGCTTGCATCAGGGGAAGTAAAGGGCGTCCTGGGTTGGACCAAAGGAAGTCGCTGGTATCTAACACCGCCTCTTTTTATCCAATCTGTAGAAGAAGTAGAAAAGCTTCATTACGATGAGTTTGCAGTCAATAATTTGACGAGCTTGCTTCTAGACTATCGCAATAGTGATGAGAAGATTGCTATTTTTGTCAAAGGCTGTGACAGCAGAGGCATTCTACGGCTTATTCAAGATAAGCAAGTACAAAAAGAAAAGGTGCATATCATAGGACTTCCGTGCTTTGGCATGGTTGATAAAGAAGCCGTTCAAGATCACCGGAATCGTCATAACTTGCCTTTATTGAATAAATGTCAAGAATGTCGCTATCCCAACCCTGTACTAGCCGATCAGGCTCTTGGTGCCGTAACAATTACCAAGGAACCAGCTAGGCCGACAGGTCTAACAGCAGAAGTAGCCAATCAAAAAGGTGTTGGCCAAAAAGCTGAAGCCCGCTATGAACAAGTACAGGCGATTGAAGCAATGAGCGCTGATGAAAAATATGATTTCTGGCAGAAGCAACATGAGAAGTGTATTCGTTGCTATGCCTGTCGAAATATTTGTCCCGCCTGTAATTGTCGAGAATGCATCTTTGAATCAGACCAAAAAGGATGGGTCAACAAAGCAGCTACGAAGGCAGACAATGCTTTCTTCGGGATTACAAGAGCCATGCATGTAGCCGGTCGTTGTGTAGATTGTGGAGAATGTGAGCGTGTCTGTCCTGCTGGAATCCCCATCATGGCTATTAATCGCAAAATTATGCAAGACATTGATGAGCTTTTCGGTTCCTATGATGCAGGAACCGATTTAGAAGAAGCAGGACCACTGAATCACTTTAAATTAGACGATCCAGAAGAATTTATGTAATGGAGACCGAGAAAAGTATTTTTATTCGAAATGTGAGGCAGGTGATTCCGTCTTGAAAGCCTTTCCCAAAAATAAATTGTCTGAAGTGCTCAGCGCTTTGTCGAAGAAAATGCCTCTTTATGTACCGGTTCAAGAAGGTGACCTGAGTCGCTACGGGTTTTACAGGGATGAGGTAGAGCTTTCGATGGAGAATAACAGCTCCATCAGTCCGAAAGAACTCTTTTTTCCATCGACAGAGAAGATATATAAATTTACTGCTTACGGGATCGATGGTGAATACGAGGAAATTCTTCCAGAGAAAAAGCCCTATATTCTCTTTGGAGTTCGATCTTGCGATATGCAAGCCATCGTCTGTATGGATGATGTTTTTTTAACAAGAGGATATGTGGATGAATCTTATAACTGTCGCAGAGAAAGCGCTACCATTGTGACGCTTGGCTGTACAAAGCCGGGACCAGACTGTTTCTGTACTTCTATGGGGCTAAATCCTAAAGAACATGAAAGTGGAGACTTGCAGCTCTATGATCTTGGCGACCACTATGGCATGCTGGCACGAACTGAAAAAGGAGAAAAGGTTATAGAAGATATAGCGGCAACTTCTTTGCTTGTAGAGTCAACAGCTGTCGCCGCAGATCCAGAAGACTGCATTCTTCAAGTAGACAGTGCTGGAATTGCCGAAAAACTACAAGGCATGTTCGAACATCCCCTCTGGGATCAGCTCTGGCGCAAATGCTTAACTTGCGGAACCTGCACCTATCTTTGTCCTACTTGTCACTGTTTTGATATCTCAGAGAAAAAGAAAAACCAGCATTGTGGCGTAAAGATAAAGTGTTGGGACTCCTGTATGTTTAATGAGTACGCTTTAATGGCTGGAGGACACAACCCTCGTCCCAGTAAAAAAGAAAAAGTCCGCCAGCGCTTTATGCATAAGCTTCGTTACTTCCCGGAGCGGTACGGAAAATATCAATGTACAGGTTGTGGTCGCTGCATCGCCAAATGTCCTGTTAATCTGGAGATCACCGATGTGATCAATCAGGTAAGGGAGGCGAAAGTAGATGGCCGATAACAGAATGATTGCAGCGAACCAGACGAGTGCAACAACAGCAGATATCAAACGAATCAACCCTCTAGTACCGATGAAAGCAAAAGTAACCAAGATTATTGAAGAAACGCCCGATGTTAAGACCTTTTATATCTCCAAAGAAGAAAATGGACAAATGGTCGTTCCTTTTCACACTGAACCAGGTCAATTGGCTATGCTCTCTTTACCAGGTGTTGGGGAAGCCATGTTCTCAGCCACCGATGCGCCAGATCACCTGCAGCTATCGATCAAAAAAGTAGGCATGCTAACCAATGAACTGCATGAAATCGTACCAGGACAAACGGTAGGCATTCGCGGTCCCTACGGCAACGGTTTTCCTATGGAAAGAATAAAAGGGAAAAACGTCTTATTTATCGGTGGTGGTATTGGTCTAGCACCTGTACGGACAGCCGTTCGCTACTGTGTTGATCACCGCGATGACTATGGAAAGCTTCACCTTATCTACGGTTCTCGATCGCCTGCTGATCTGGTCTTTCAATACGACCTTTTTGAAACATGGCCGGCCTTAGGAGATTTCAAAGTCTCCGTAACGGTAGATCGTGGTGATGATAGTTGGAAAGGAAATGTTGGCTTTGTTCCAGCCTACTTGGAAGAATTGAAGCCGGACCCGGACAATAGTGTTTGCATTATCTGTGGACCTCCGATTATGATTAAGTTTACCTTGGGCATTCTTGACAAACTGGGCTTTACAGCAGAAAACGTAATTACAACTTTAGAAATGCGCATGAAATGCGGCATCGGCAAATGCGGTCGTTGCAACATCGGCAGTTGCTTCGTTTGTCTCGATGGACCTGTCTTTAGCTTAGCAGAAATGAAAAAAATGCCCAACGAATACTAATAAAGACCCGTAGAACAAAAAGGAGTCCCTCCATGAAATAGAGGGCTCCTTTCTTTGCATCTTTGCATAGGAAGAGTCATAGTGACCTATCATATCTCAGTTCTTTCCCGACGTTATGTTTATTCTTTTTTACACCCGAAGCAATCTTCTCGCGAAAAAGTGTACAATATCGAGACTTTAATAGAAGGAACTAGGCCTTACGTCAAGAAATATATAAGTAATAAATCGGTGCAACTGAAAAGAGGGGTTCAGAGATGAAGATTTTGGTGATCGATGACTCGCAAGTCTACAGGAGCCAAATGATTCGGCTTTTAAGAGAATTATTACCAGATGCGGAATTTATCACAGCTGGTGATGGTATAGAAGGTTACTATAGTTACTTGCGTGAAAAACCTGATTATATATTGCTTGATTTACTCATGCCAGGCATGACGGGCCAAGAAGTGTTGCAAAAGATCAGGGAGGAAGATCCGTACC containing:
- a CDS encoding TVP38/TMEM64 family protein — its product is MKIPFKLSYLPWILLLVVIIAFAIIPVLRQNLFLATELMVTGNFSGLRDYVLSFGMAAPIISFLLMIFQAFVSPIPSILIFIVNGAIFGKWLGFFLSWFSSLASALFCFWIARQLGRPFVAQFVQDGFLGKIDTFLATYGSMAVLFTRLLPFMPFDFTSYAFGLSRLTWWSFAWGTALGQTPAIAFYTFLGYRSLSLWQYLVYFGLWVLLLLLLTPLLSNLFKKKGYQKVNRASNKLES
- the mobA gene encoding molybdenum cofactor guanylyltransferase; translated protein: MEAAATILAGGQNVRMGKNKSLLPIGEKLLIDLIIEQLQSVVQEIIIVTNEPELYRDQNVIFTKDRLSYRGPLCGIHAALLQSTYQYNFIVACDMPFIQAQSIRELLELSPGYDVVVPKIGKHLQPLYAVYSKNCLPAIEKSLQRGERKVVAFYDQVRVRYVEEEIINQWGSLEQLFFNVNTPDDYAKAKEKIKEGT
- the fdhD gene encoding formate dehydrogenase accessory sulfurtransferase FdhD, with product MNKRTKAWPIQRLYEGGQREELLEDQLVVEWPLTIYLNGQEVVTLLTTPEYEEHLAIGFLAAEGFIRKADDIEMVRSDAEKGQVFVEAKAGQVAEKTFMKRFITTGCGKGTSFYHLDDVQRSKKIANSSMKVKAETVLELMKKMQTLSELYQQTGGVHSAALCNKQEISIYREDVGRHNAVDKIIGQCFINQESLHDKLLLTSGRISSEILTKVAKMSIPILVSRSAPTDLAASYAEQLGITLIGFARGQRMNIYSHRDRILV
- the mobB gene encoding molybdopterin-guanine dinucleotide biosynthesis protein B; this translates as MKKIPILSVVGTSNSGKTTLIEKVIQDLKRKGYRIAIIKHSHKDFEIDRPGKDTYRHGQAGADIVVLSSPYKVAIMETVQEERDLEKIVQSITEVDLILTEGYKKGNQKKIEVHRACLGRGIITPMEELLAVASDDSLDLTVPLLHIDDIEGITQIIEQFINEKQQKSC
- a CDS encoding 4Fe-4S dicluster domain-containing protein — translated: MGSIEMSKTVPESDDFRALLKDQYDADVSLCYQCGKCSAGCPAAFAMENTVRQIIRMVQVGLIQEALSTYSIWVCASCETCSTRCPRHVEPAKVMESLRIEAKKAGLVADKRADLFNDLFLQSVSSHGRLHEVGLIMRYNILSGQWFKDAELAPSMMLQGKLKILPESIKNKEAVAKIFENVQKKRGGKK
- a CDS encoding CoB--CoM heterodisulfide reductase iron-sulfur subunit B family protein, producing the protein MKYGFYPGCSLHGTGLEYGLSTHAVAKKIGLNLVEIPDWNCCGASSAHNRDPLLAQALPARNLALAEQYGLNDVVISCAACYQRLKIAELATQDKKARVEIEEVIEMKLKGQAKARSILEVFANDISLEKIQSHVVKPLQGLKVACYYGCLFVKPPEVAIDSSENPLMMDEIIKTLGGTPVDWAYKTECCGGSLSITRTQAAVEMTAQVLRYAKLAGADCIATPCPLCTSNLDMRQKAAEKALGISFNLPIYYFTELMGTAFGLAPSELGLDKHFVEAKSLLQNLSATEAQ
- a CDS encoding CoB--CoM heterodisulfide reductase iron-sulfur subunit A family protein; translation: MKRIGVFVCHCGTNIANTVHCDQVAEMAKSYPGVVYACENKYMCSEPGQMMIQEAVREQNLDGYVVAACSPRMHENTFRKCAERAGLNAYMSEQVNIREQCSWVHADKEKGTEKAIDLVRMAVAKAVRNQPLSTSTIPVTKRALVIGAGIAGIQAALDIADNGFQVTLLDREHSIGGRMAQVDKTFPTLDCSACILTPKMVEAAQHPNIEMATYTEVESVDGFVGNFDVTLRKKAAYVDFHLCTGCGLCQEKCPKKVSSEFEMDLGPRKAVYVPFPQAVPNKPVIDANHCRYLLDGKCGVCKKICPTGAIDYEQKDEVIVERFGTIVVATGFEQFDISKYEEYGAGRYPDVITGLHLERLMNASGPTAGKIKRPSDGKIPEKIVFVKCVGSRDEAKDRPYCSKACCMYVAKHATLIKEKLPQSKSYVFYMDVRTGGKNYEEFYKRTQEQYDGQYIRGRVSKIFQVGDKLIVRGEDSLVGRPIEIEADLVVLAAGMEPQKDAKDMARRLGISYDQHGWYSEAHPKLQPIETHTAGIYLAGTCQGPKDIPESVAQASAAAVKATGLLSKGELTSEAMTAECNEAVCAGCGLCMSICPYKAIDGKKITERVHGQMKEREVAHVNAGLCQGCGACTVNCPSSAMNIKGFTNEQILAEVDALCQR
- a CDS encoding hydrogenase iron-sulfur subunit: MEEKTQAEQAWEPNIVGFACNWCTYAGADLAGLSRMQYPPNVKLIRVPCSGRTNPQFVLRAFQKGADAVLVAGCHPGDCHYSTGNYFTRRRYLLMQRLLEYMGIDPRRFQARWISGSEAPKFRDVVTEMAAEVKALGPNNKLREEL
- a CDS encoding 4Fe-4S dicluster domain-containing protein is translated as MKELIKEMQAVAQQLLASGEVKGVLGWTKGSRWYLTPPLFIQSVEEVEKLHYDEFAVNNLTSLLLDYRNSDEKIAIFVKGCDSRGILRLIQDKQVQKEKVHIIGLPCFGMVDKEAVQDHRNRHNLPLLNKCQECRYPNPVLADQALGAVTITKEPARPTGLTAEVANQKGVGQKAEARYEQVQAIEAMSADEKYDFWQKQHEKCIRCYACRNICPACNCRECIFESDQKGWVNKAATKADNAFFGITRAMHVAGRCVDCGECERVCPAGIPIMAINRKIMQDIDELFGSYDAGTDLEEAGPLNHFKLDDPEEFM
- a CDS encoding 4Fe-4S dicluster domain-containing protein, which produces MKAFPKNKLSEVLSALSKKMPLYVPVQEGDLSRYGFYRDEVELSMENNSSISPKELFFPSTEKIYKFTAYGIDGEYEEILPEKKPYILFGVRSCDMQAIVCMDDVFLTRGYVDESYNCRRESATIVTLGCTKPGPDCFCTSMGLNPKEHESGDLQLYDLGDHYGMLARTEKGEKVIEDIAATSLLVESTAVAADPEDCILQVDSAGIAEKLQGMFEHPLWDQLWRKCLTCGTCTYLCPTCHCFDISEKKKNQHCGVKIKCWDSCMFNEYALMAGGHNPRPSKKEKVRQRFMHKLRYFPERYGKYQCTGCGRCIAKCPVNLEITDVINQVREAKVDGR
- a CDS encoding FAD/NAD(P)-binding protein; translation: MIAANQTSATTADIKRINPLVPMKAKVTKIIEETPDVKTFYISKEENGQMVVPFHTEPGQLAMLSLPGVGEAMFSATDAPDHLQLSIKKVGMLTNELHEIVPGQTVGIRGPYGNGFPMERIKGKNVLFIGGGIGLAPVRTAVRYCVDHRDDYGKLHLIYGSRSPADLVFQYDLFETWPALGDFKVSVTVDRGDDSWKGNVGFVPAYLEELKPDPDNSVCIICGPPIMIKFTLGILDKLGFTAENVITTLEMRMKCGIGKCGRCNIGSCFVCLDGPVFSLAEMKKMPNEY
- a CDS encoding response regulator, producing the protein MKILVIDDSQVYRSQMIRLLRELLPDAEFITAGDGIEGYYSYLREKPDYILLDLLMPGMTGQEVLQKIREEDPYQPVIILTADVQRFVREEVLALGALAVLQKPINREKIAEVVQIMKGAI